A single region of the Duganella sp. BuS-21 genome encodes:
- a CDS encoding DHA2 family efflux MFS transporter permease subunit — MASTTIDTPGGGGTFVPPAPSEKVSARTWMAVAAGMMGAFMAVLDIQITNSSLKDILGTLSATQEEGSWIATAYLVAEIIVIPMTGLFVRVFGMRNYMMGTTALFLVFSTLCGFAWNLESMIAFRMLQGFTGGALIPMAMTLVMAKLPPSKRATGMAIFGLTATLAPSMGPTLGGYLSELYGWPSIFYINWVPGLLLIGGIAVGLDKEKSNLSALFNADWLGIFFMALGLGCLTIFLEEGNSKDWFDSSFIITFAALSLVGLLGWVVNSTMHKQPFVNLGLYGRRNFAAATALSMAMGMGLYGSSFILPLFLAQIPGYSPMQIGEVIMWAGLPQLFIMPFVAKLSSKIDNRILCSFGLLLFGGSCLMNSYMDATTGYDQLLLSQIVRALGQPFVMLTLSNFAMNGIQPKDMPSASSLINMTRNLGGSIGIALLATALTTREHFHSVRIGESVSAYALATQERLSALTSSFIAKGFDSATASDMALKAVDGIVRRESYVMAYNDGFFLVAMVLFACIGVLWFSDKVKAPSGGGGGGAH, encoded by the coding sequence ATGGCCAGTACCACTATCGATACGCCGGGCGGCGGGGGCACGTTCGTCCCGCCGGCGCCGAGCGAGAAGGTCTCCGCCCGCACCTGGATGGCGGTTGCCGCCGGCATGATGGGCGCCTTCATGGCGGTGCTCGATATCCAGATCACCAATTCCTCGCTGAAGGACATCCTCGGCACGCTGTCGGCGACGCAGGAAGAGGGCTCGTGGATCGCCACCGCCTACCTGGTGGCCGAGATCATCGTGATTCCGATGACCGGCTTGTTCGTGCGCGTGTTCGGCATGCGCAACTACATGATGGGCACCACCGCGCTGTTCCTGGTGTTCTCCACGTTGTGCGGCTTCGCCTGGAACCTGGAAAGCATGATCGCCTTCCGCATGCTGCAGGGCTTTACCGGCGGCGCGCTGATTCCGATGGCGATGACGCTGGTGATGGCCAAGCTGCCGCCGTCGAAACGCGCCACCGGCATGGCGATCTTCGGCCTGACCGCCACGCTGGCGCCGTCCATGGGACCGACGCTGGGCGGCTACCTGAGCGAGCTGTATGGCTGGCCGTCGATCTTCTACATCAACTGGGTGCCGGGACTGCTGCTGATCGGCGGCATCGCGGTCGGTCTGGATAAAGAGAAGTCGAACCTGTCGGCGTTGTTCAATGCCGACTGGCTGGGCATCTTCTTCATGGCGCTGGGCCTGGGCTGCCTGACCATCTTCCTGGAAGAGGGCAACTCGAAGGACTGGTTCGATTCCTCGTTCATCATCACTTTTGCCGCGCTGTCGCTGGTCGGGCTGCTGGGCTGGGTGGTGAACAGCACCATGCACAAGCAGCCGTTTGTGAACCTCGGCCTGTATGGACGCCGCAACTTCGCCGCCGCTACCGCGCTGTCGATGGCGATGGGCATGGGCCTGTACGGTTCGTCCTTCATCCTGCCGCTGTTCCTGGCGCAGATCCCCGGCTATTCGCCGATGCAGATCGGCGAAGTGATCATGTGGGCCGGCCTGCCGCAGCTGTTCATCATGCCGTTCGTGGCCAAGCTGTCGTCGAAGATCGACAACCGCATCCTGTGTTCCTTCGGCCTGTTGCTGTTCGGCGGCTCCTGCCTGATGAACTCCTATATGGATGCCACCACCGGCTACGACCAGCTGCTGCTGTCGCAGATCGTGCGCGCGCTGGGCCAACCGTTCGTGATGCTGACGCTGTCGAACTTCGCGATGAACGGCATCCAGCCAAAGGACATGCCGTCGGCTTCTAGCCTGATCAACATGACCCGCAACCTGGGCGGTTCGATCGGCATCGCGCTGCTGGCTACCGCGTTGACCACGCGTGAGCACTTCCACTCGGTGCGCATCGGCGAATCGGTGAGCGCCTACGCGCTGGCGACGCAGGAGCGACTGAGCGCGCTGACCTCGTCCTTCATCGCCAAGGGCTTCGACAGCGCCACCGCCTCGGACATGGCGCTGAAGGCGGTCGACGGCATCGTGCGCCGCGAGTCTTACGTGATGGCCTACAACGACGGCTTCTTCCTGGTGGCGATGGTGCTGTTTGCCTGCATCGGCGTGTTGTGGTTCTCGGACAAAGTCAAAGCCCCTTCGGGTGGCGGTGGCGGCGGCGCTCACTAA
- a CDS encoding M20/M25/M40 family metallo-hydrolase → MKLKPFAFAVMALAFGAARAEGLSPIEQKIVAEVKAHSAQGLELLERSVNINSGTMNHEGVRAVGKLFDEQFTALGFATRWADMPASMQRAGHLIATREGKQGKRLLLIGHLDTVFEKDSQVQLWQRKGDRVRGQGVNDMKGGDVIIVEALRALHRLGALDNTTITVVFSGDEENAGDPIEISRADMVSAAKRSDIALAFEGTVRNKEGKDTGTIGRRASSSWELKVTGKQGHSSGIFTESAGYGAVYEAARIVDGFRQQVIEPDLTFSPGLIVGGTDTTVNALGTVAQVAGKSNVIARTATVEGDLRYLSYEQRDRAHAKMKAIVAQNLPGTSASISFHDAYPPMSPTAGNLAVLKVYSQASKDAGLGEIPALPPGQRGAGDVQFVAPLIDSLDGLGAVGNGSHSPDEDLEIASIERATIRTAILLYRLTR, encoded by the coding sequence ATGAAATTGAAACCGTTCGCGTTTGCAGTGATGGCTTTGGCATTTGGCGCTGCGCGCGCCGAAGGCCTGTCCCCGATTGAGCAGAAAATCGTCGCCGAAGTGAAGGCGCATTCCGCGCAGGGGCTGGAGCTGCTGGAACGCTCGGTCAACATCAACAGCGGCACCATGAACCACGAGGGCGTGCGCGCCGTGGGCAAGCTGTTCGACGAACAGTTCACGGCGCTGGGCTTCGCCACGCGCTGGGCCGACATGCCGGCCTCGATGCAGCGCGCCGGCCATCTGATCGCCACGCGCGAAGGCAAGCAAGGCAAGCGCCTGCTGTTGATCGGCCACCTCGATACCGTGTTTGAAAAAGACAGCCAGGTGCAGCTGTGGCAACGCAAGGGCGACCGCGTGCGCGGCCAGGGCGTGAACGACATGAAGGGCGGAGACGTGATCATTGTCGAAGCGCTGCGCGCCTTGCACCGCTTGGGCGCGCTGGACAACACCACCATCACCGTGGTGTTCAGCGGTGACGAGGAAAACGCCGGCGACCCGATCGAGATCTCGCGCGCCGACATGGTGAGCGCCGCCAAGCGCAGCGACATCGCCCTCGCCTTCGAGGGCACGGTGCGCAACAAGGAGGGCAAGGACACCGGCACCATCGGCCGCCGCGCGTCGTCATCGTGGGAATTGAAGGTGACCGGCAAGCAGGGCCACTCCAGCGGCATCTTCACCGAGAGCGCCGGCTATGGCGCGGTGTATGAAGCGGCGCGCATTGTGGACGGCTTCCGCCAGCAGGTGATCGAGCCGGACCTGACCTTCAGTCCCGGCCTGATCGTCGGCGGCACCGACACCACCGTCAACGCACTGGGCACCGTGGCCCAGGTGGCCGGCAAGAGCAACGTCATCGCGCGCACGGCGACGGTGGAAGGCGACCTGCGCTACCTGAGCTACGAGCAGCGCGACCGCGCCCACGCCAAGATGAAGGCCATCGTTGCGCAGAATTTGCCGGGCACCAGCGCCAGCATCAGCTTCCACGACGCATATCCGCCGATGTCGCCGACCGCCGGCAACCTGGCGGTGTTGAAGGTGTACTCGCAAGCCAGCAAGGATGCGGGACTGGGCGAGATCCCCGCCCTGCCGCCGGGCCAGCGCGGGGCCGGTGACGTGCAGTTCGTCGCCCCGCTGATCGACAGTCTGGACGGCCTCGGCGCCGTCGGCAACGGCTCGCATTCGCCGGACGAAGACCTGGAAATCGCCTCCATCGAACGCGCCACCATCCGCACCGCGATCCTGCTATACCGCCTGACACGCTAA
- a CDS encoding TetR/AcrR family transcriptional regulator, translating into MSAFVIIPTAMNNTDPTEAAALEEQDCAEGTSSENCFGKAAGRPRAADKAARRAALLHTAGHLFLAKGYSKVSLEMIAREAHVAVRTIYVQFGGKAGLLNAVIADGRARFFGGMDNMETDPRPMEEILGDFSLRFLELISMSTFCNLHRMVVAEAKSTPELAETFFQAGPLRTREELGRFFARPDIRAQLRGDVRPEVLPVFLTNCIMGDHMTRLLFPSEQPPSTEELRTRAAEGLELFLRGVKR; encoded by the coding sequence ATGTCGGCATTCGTTATCATCCCCACCGCCATGAATAACACCGACCCGACCGAAGCCGCTGCGCTGGAAGAGCAAGATTGCGCAGAAGGCACTTCTTCTGAAAATTGCTTCGGCAAGGCGGCCGGCCGCCCGCGTGCCGCCGACAAGGCCGCGCGCCGCGCCGCGCTGCTGCATACGGCCGGCCATCTGTTCCTGGCCAAGGGCTACAGCAAGGTCAGCCTTGAAATGATCGCCCGCGAAGCACACGTGGCGGTACGCACCATCTACGTCCAGTTCGGCGGCAAGGCCGGGCTGCTGAACGCCGTCATCGCCGACGGCCGCGCGCGCTTCTTTGGCGGCATGGACAATATGGAAACCGATCCGCGCCCGATGGAGGAAATTCTCGGCGACTTCTCGCTGCGCTTCCTGGAACTGATTTCGATGTCCACCTTCTGCAACCTGCACCGCATGGTGGTGGCCGAAGCCAAGAGCACGCCGGAGCTGGCCGAAACCTTCTTCCAGGCCGGCCCCCTGCGCACCCGAGAAGAGCTGGGCCGCTTCTTCGCCCGCCCCGACATCCGCGCCCAACTGCGCGGCGACGTCCGGCCGGAGGTGCTGCCGGTGTTCCTGACCAACTGCATCATGGGCGACCACATGACGCGGCTGTTGTTCCCAAGCGAGCAGCCGCCGTCGACCGAAGAGCTGCGCACCCGCGCGGCCGAAGGCCTGGAATTGTTCCTGCGCGGCGTGAAACGCTAA
- a CDS encoding AbrB/MazE/SpoVT family DNA-binding domain-containing protein: protein MEPSTVVNSDGTVTIPAEIREVYGIHAGAEVHCVMNGYQLEMRIIGTKLPKPKTKPVSGFGMIKSDLPPMPVDFDVAELFKR, encoded by the coding sequence ATGGAACCCTCAACAGTAGTCAACAGCGACGGCACCGTCACCATTCCGGCAGAAATACGGGAGGTTTACGGCATCCATGCAGGCGCCGAAGTGCATTGCGTCATGAACGGCTATCAACTGGAAATGCGCATCATCGGCACCAAACTGCCCAAGCCAAAAACCAAACCGGTCAGCGGCTTCGGCATGATAAAAAGTGACCTACCGCCAATGCCGGTCGACTTTGATGTAGCGGAACTATTCAAACGATAA
- a CDS encoding TfoX/Sxy family protein, producing the protein MAANAEFIGYIEEQLAPLGLLSTSAFFGGRSINYHGRQFAWVIGSTLYLRVSDATRAEFEANGGQPFKYNTKKGEVTVRKFYTAPEFLLDDPEQLLIWSRRAIDAAAD; encoded by the coding sequence ATGGCAGCGAACGCGGAATTTATCGGTTACATCGAAGAACAGCTTGCGCCGCTTGGCTTACTGAGCACCAGCGCGTTTTTCGGCGGCCGCTCGATCAACTACCACGGCCGCCAGTTCGCCTGGGTCATCGGCAGCACGCTCTACCTGCGCGTGAGCGACGCCACCCGCGCCGAGTTCGAAGCCAACGGTGGGCAGCCTTTCAAGTACAACACCAAAAAGGGCGAAGTCACCGTCCGTAAATTCTACACCGCCCCCGAATTCCTCCTCGACGACCCCGAACAACTCCTCATCTGGTCCCGCCGCGCGATCGACGCCGCAGCGGACTAA
- a CDS encoding PACE efflux transporter: MQGLKRRVVYVTMFELIAVGLTSSLLIFGGHDVSHAGVAAVASSLIAVVWNFAFNAMFEAWEARQATRGRSWKRRAAHAIGFEGGLVLALVPLFAWWLGITLWEALVLDIGLLLFFMVYTYIFSLAFDRVFGLPASAQG, from the coding sequence ATGCAAGGCCTGAAACGCAGAGTTGTCTACGTCACCATGTTTGAACTGATCGCCGTCGGTCTGACCAGCAGCCTGCTGATCTTCGGCGGCCACGACGTCAGCCACGCCGGCGTCGCCGCCGTCGCCTCCTCGCTGATCGCCGTGGTGTGGAATTTCGCCTTCAACGCCATGTTCGAAGCATGGGAAGCGCGCCAGGCCACGCGCGGGCGCAGCTGGAAACGCCGCGCCGCCCACGCCATCGGCTTCGAAGGAGGCCTGGTACTGGCGCTGGTGCCGCTGTTCGCCTGGTGGCTGGGCATCACGCTGTGGGAGGCGCTGGTGCTCGACATCGGCCTGCTGCTGTTCTTCATGGTCTACACCTACATCTTCAGCCTGGCGTTCGATCGCGTGTTCGGACTGCCCGCATCGGCGCAGGGCTGA
- a CDS encoding GNAT family N-acetyltransferase → MKIRTLQADDVERLLAFELANRSWFEQHVEARDPTFYSPAGVATHIADYLDSHAAGEMHPCVLTADDGAAIIGRANLRQIDRVAGNGEVGYRIAHSEARKGLASLALAHLQQVARTQYGLRILNAWISEHNAGSKRVMDKCGFTRDALAAPQLVQVHGVDHASHLYQCRL, encoded by the coding sequence ATGAAGATACGCACCCTGCAAGCCGACGACGTCGAGCGCCTGCTGGCGTTCGAACTGGCCAACCGCAGCTGGTTCGAACAGCATGTGGAGGCACGCGATCCGACCTTCTACTCGCCGGCCGGGGTGGCCACGCACATCGCCGACTACCTGGACAGCCACGCGGCCGGCGAGATGCACCCGTGCGTGCTGACCGCCGACGACGGCGCCGCCATCATCGGCCGCGCCAACCTGCGCCAGATCGACCGCGTGGCCGGCAACGGCGAGGTTGGTTACCGCATCGCCCACAGCGAAGCGCGCAAGGGCTTGGCCAGCCTGGCGCTGGCGCACCTGCAACAGGTGGCGCGCACGCAGTACGGCCTGCGCATACTCAACGCATGGATCTCCGAGCATAACGCCGGATCAAAACGGGTGATGGATAAATGCGGCTTCACCCGCGACGCATTGGCTGCGCCGCAGCTGGTACAAGTGCATGGCGTGGATCACGCCTCCCACCTGTACCAGTGCCGCTTATAG
- a CDS encoding alpha/beta hydrolase encodes MSALRWVLLALILTVAGATAHYHERNPERRALTDSVRQRDGSPGAYAKLSDGVTYYEAAGPAEGRVAVLVHGFSVPSYIWDPTFAALRDAGYRVIRYDLYGRGMSDRPDAAYDGAFYDRQLDELLKSLKVDGRIDLFGLSFGGYVSAHYASTHPQRVRSLTLVDPSNSAPVIPWQLATPLLGRYLFQTGAVPTMADHQSSDFLHPEQFPGWADRYRPQMEFYGFGRALYRSRISLSKENFDAIYANIAKAGTPVHLVWGKQDPVIPVAQAARIRQAIPALEYREIDQSGHLPHMEQTAIFNHDMLTWLAAHP; translated from the coding sequence ATGAGCGCGCTGCGCTGGGTCCTGCTGGCCCTGATCCTGACGGTCGCCGGTGCGACAGCGCACTACCACGAACGCAATCCCGAACGGCGCGCGCTGACCGATTCCGTGCGCCAGCGCGACGGCTCGCCCGGCGCCTACGCCAAGCTGAGCGACGGCGTCACCTATTACGAGGCGGCCGGCCCGGCCGAGGGCCGCGTGGCGGTGCTGGTGCACGGCTTCTCGGTGCCATCCTACATCTGGGATCCGACCTTCGCCGCCCTGCGCGATGCCGGCTACCGCGTCATCCGCTACGACCTGTACGGACGCGGCATGTCCGACCGGCCCGATGCCGCCTACGACGGCGCCTTCTACGACCGCCAGCTCGACGAGTTGCTGAAATCCCTCAAGGTGGACGGCAGGATCGATTTGTTCGGCCTGTCCTTCGGCGGCTACGTGAGCGCCCACTACGCGTCTACGCATCCGCAGCGGGTGCGCAGCCTGACCTTGGTCGATCCGTCGAACAGCGCACCGGTGATTCCGTGGCAGCTGGCCACGCCGCTGCTGGGACGCTACCTGTTCCAGACCGGCGCCGTGCCCACCATGGCGGACCACCAGAGCAGCGACTTCCTGCATCCCGAACAATTTCCCGGCTGGGCCGATCGCTATCGCCCGCAAATGGAGTTCTACGGATTCGGCCGCGCGCTGTACCGTTCGCGCATCAGCCTATCCAAAGAAAACTTCGACGCCATCTACGCCAACATCGCCAAGGCCGGCACGCCGGTGCATCTGGTATGGGGCAAGCAGGATCCGGTGATTCCGGTGGCGCAAGCGGCGCGCATCCGCCAAGCGATTCCGGCGCTGGAGTACCGCGAGATCGACCAATCCGGCCACCTGCCGCACATGGAGCAGACGGCGATCTTCAACCACGACATGCTAACCTGGCTGGCGGCCCACCCATGA
- a CDS encoding HlyD family secretion protein, protein MSTQEQKLSAVPPVSAAAPAAPQPPNRRVLVVAAIVALAALAAGGRMWYRSHFYVETENAYVAGHVHPVSTRIAGVVTKVLIDDNQLVKEGDVIAELDPFDQGVKVEQIQAQIASVQQQVLQSDAQVAQVQAQASAAAAQVAQSEAQLVRARQDADRYGQLYNSQMKAVSKAELDAAVAARAGATADVAARKDSATAAKAQIASAKSAREVLNAQIAVLQVQLKDARQQMAYNKVLAPVSGRIGKRTVEVGQRVQPGQQLTAIVQENVWLTANFKETQLAEMKIGQEVKVTIDAIPGKELVGKVDSFSPASGAQFALLPADNATGNFTKIVQRVPVKVVFKPEDVKALSGRLVPGMSAIAEVAINQKEAR, encoded by the coding sequence ATGTCCACTCAAGAACAAAAACTCAGTGCCGTGCCCCCCGTTTCTGCCGCAGCTCCAGCGGCGCCGCAGCCACCGAACCGCCGCGTGCTGGTGGTGGCCGCCATCGTTGCGCTGGCCGCATTGGCCGCCGGCGGACGCATGTGGTATCGCAGCCATTTCTATGTCGAGACCGAGAATGCCTACGTGGCCGGTCATGTGCATCCGGTCTCGACCCGCATCGCCGGCGTGGTCACCAAGGTGCTGATCGACGACAACCAACTGGTCAAGGAAGGCGATGTGATCGCCGAACTCGATCCCTTCGACCAGGGCGTGAAAGTGGAACAGATCCAGGCGCAGATCGCCTCGGTCCAGCAGCAGGTGCTGCAATCGGACGCGCAAGTCGCGCAGGTGCAGGCGCAAGCCAGTGCCGCCGCCGCCCAGGTGGCGCAGTCGGAAGCGCAGCTGGTGCGCGCCAGGCAGGACGCCGACCGTTACGGCCAGCTGTATAACAGCCAGATGAAAGCCGTGTCGAAAGCGGAACTCGATGCCGCCGTCGCCGCCCGTGCCGGCGCCACCGCCGACGTGGCGGCGCGCAAGGACAGCGCCACCGCCGCCAAGGCGCAGATCGCCTCGGCCAAGTCGGCGCGCGAAGTGTTGAACGCGCAGATCGCCGTGTTGCAGGTGCAGTTGAAGGACGCCAGGCAGCAGATGGCTTACAACAAGGTGCTGGCGCCGGTGTCGGGCCGTATCGGCAAGCGCACCGTCGAAGTGGGCCAGCGCGTGCAGCCCGGCCAGCAGCTGACCGCCATCGTGCAGGAAAACGTCTGGCTGACCGCGAACTTCAAGGAAACCCAATTGGCTGAAATGAAGATCGGTCAGGAAGTCAAAGTCACCATCGATGCGATTCCTGGCAAGGAACTGGTCGGCAAGGTGGACAGCTTCTCGCCGGCCTCGGGCGCGCAGTTCGCGCTGCTGCCGGCCGATAACGCCACCGGCAACTTCACCAAGATCGTGCAGCGCGTGCCGGTCAAGGTGGTGTTCAAGCCGGAAGACGTGAAGGCCCTGAGCGGCCGCCTGGTGCCGGGCATGTCGGCGATCGCCGAAGTGGCGATCAACCAGAAAGAAGCTCGTTAA
- a CDS encoding thiol:disulfide interchange protein DsbA/DsbL, with the protein MRLLKIALVVAGLCAATAFASPTAPRNGAEYTTLKTPQPVQAQGKKVEVIEFFMYHCPACYALEPAMLEWVKKQGDNISFRRIHLPLTGENDPEAHMFLTLEAMKLEEQLHAKILNTWHVERKRLKSDADNIDWAAKNGVDKEKFTATYNSFAVMTRLKNAGRVAGAYEVTSTPTMVVAGRYVTNPSMVDASNPGIPRPQLGAATLQVLDALVAQSRGK; encoded by the coding sequence ATGCGTTTGTTGAAGATTGCCCTGGTAGTCGCCGGCCTGTGCGCCGCCACTGCGTTTGCCTCGCCGACCGCGCCGCGCAACGGCGCCGAGTACACCACCCTGAAAACCCCGCAGCCGGTGCAGGCGCAGGGCAAGAAGGTGGAAGTGATCGAGTTCTTCATGTATCACTGCCCGGCGTGCTACGCGCTGGAGCCTGCCATGCTGGAGTGGGTCAAGAAGCAGGGCGACAACATCAGCTTCCGCCGCATCCACCTGCCGCTGACCGGCGAGAACGATCCGGAAGCGCATATGTTCCTGACGCTGGAAGCGATGAAGCTGGAAGAGCAGCTGCACGCCAAGATCCTGAACACCTGGCACGTCGAGCGCAAGCGCTTGAAGAGCGACGCGGACAATATCGACTGGGCCGCCAAGAATGGCGTGGACAAGGAAAAGTTCACCGCAACCTATAACTCGTTCGCGGTGATGACGCGCCTGAAAAACGCCGGCCGCGTGGCCGGTGCCTACGAGGTGACCAGCACGCCGACCATGGTGGTCGCCGGCCGCTACGTGACCAATCCGAGCATGGTCGACGCCAGCAATCCGGGCATCCCACGTCCGCAACTGGGCGCCGCTACCTTGCAGGTGCTGGATGCCTTGGTTGCGCAGTCGCGCGGCAAATAA
- a CDS encoding type II toxin-antitoxin system VapC family toxin translates to MHDGNDAEAQRQRLAAQRLIDSEEPLAICKTVIIELEWVMRGRYGMRRTAIIAVFQHMLSLAHVTFEHRPVLTQALANYQRGISFTDALHHASYINCDSMASFDDRKFARRVAKLGLHPSVLILR, encoded by the coding sequence ATCCATGATGGCAACGACGCTGAAGCCCAACGCCAGCGTCTGGCGGCACAACGCCTGATCGACTCAGAAGAACCGCTCGCTATCTGCAAAACTGTAATTATCGAGCTGGAGTGGGTGATGCGAGGACGCTACGGCATGAGGCGCACGGCTATCATCGCTGTCTTTCAGCATATGCTCAGTTTGGCGCATGTGACGTTCGAACATCGCCCCGTCCTCACTCAAGCGCTGGCAAACTACCAGCGTGGCATCTCCTTTACCGATGCACTGCACCACGCCAGCTACATCAATTGTGACAGCATGGCCTCTTTCGACGACCGTAAATTCGCCCGCCGCGTTGCCAAGCTGGGACTGCATCCGTCAGTGTTAATCCTGCGTTGA
- a CDS encoding LysR family transcriptional regulator: protein MAFSSDNIAIFLAVLDHGSFSAAARALGRVPSAVSMAIAQLEAELDLTLFERSSREVRPTESARALEAEARQMAGQLRRLQAHALSLHQGLERRLTLAIAPELLSAPWSEPLARLAEEFPSLEVAVLSAPQDDALRMLHDGTAQLALIYERTRVDDRESFQELGSEVLVPVISPRHKLAQECKGGIRLEDLVDLRQIAIVSRDMAEADQRVLISRKLWRTDSHLATLSLVRAGVGWAYLPLRQVAPLLERGELLHIGFAHMSNALRLWVDVVWLNDRPLGLGAKHLIALMQDIAGLEARPPQK from the coding sequence ATGGCTTTTTCATCCGACAACATCGCGATTTTCCTGGCGGTGCTCGATCACGGCTCCTTCTCGGCGGCCGCGCGGGCGCTGGGGCGGGTGCCGTCTGCGGTCAGCATGGCCATCGCCCAGCTGGAGGCGGAACTCGATCTCACTCTGTTCGAGCGCAGTTCGCGCGAGGTGCGGCCCACCGAGTCGGCGCGCGCGTTGGAGGCGGAGGCGCGGCAGATGGCCGGCCAGCTGCGCCGGCTGCAGGCGCACGCGCTGTCGCTGCATCAGGGACTGGAACGCCGCCTGACGCTGGCGATTGCGCCGGAGCTGTTGTCGGCGCCGTGGAGCGAACCGCTGGCGCGGCTGGCCGAGGAATTCCCGTCGTTGGAAGTGGCGGTGCTGTCGGCGCCACAGGACGACGCGCTGCGCATGCTGCACGACGGCACCGCGCAGCTGGCGCTGATCTATGAGCGCACGCGCGTGGACGACCGCGAGAGCTTCCAGGAGCTCGGCAGCGAGGTGCTGGTGCCGGTGATTTCGCCGCGCCACAAGCTGGCGCAGGAGTGCAAGGGCGGCATCCGGCTGGAAGACCTGGTCGACCTGCGGCAGATCGCCATCGTCAGCCGCGACATGGCGGAGGCCGACCAGCGCGTGCTCATCTCGCGCAAACTGTGGCGCACCGACAGCCACCTGGCCACATTGAGCCTGGTGCGCGCCGGCGTGGGCTGGGCCTATCTGCCGCTGCGCCAGGTGGCGCCGCTGCTGGAGCGCGGCGAGTTGCTGCACATCGGCTTTGCCCACATGAGCAACGCGCTGCGGCTGTGGGTGGACGTGGTGTGGCTGAACGACAGGCCGCTCGGCCTCGGCGCCAAGCACCTGATCGCGCTGATGCAGGATATCGCCGGATTAGAGGCGCGGCCGCCGCAGAAGTGA